One genomic window of Brienomyrus brachyistius isolate T26 chromosome 16, BBRACH_0.4, whole genome shotgun sequence includes the following:
- the LOC125710062 gene encoding granzyme B-like, producing the protein MLLLLSPFCLLLQELFPPTGASESGILGGETAKPHSRPYMASLQVRGAHTCGGFLIRKDFILTAAHCTNECKEITVVLGGHNISNKEDSQQKIAAEKCHRHGLHTLDRNDFDIALIKLRKNATLKKGVKCIKLPSEGESISSRTQCLISGWGMRKPGGVAENILREAAVSIQTDKECKKMWQQYFQPKRMLCTFDRKKGICQGDSGGPLVCKDKAYGIAALTDPNCSLSYPDIYTKVSSFITWIKETMNDKY; encoded by the exons ATGCTTCTACTGCTGTCCCCGTTTTGTCTCCTTCTCCAGGAGCTTTTCCCTCCTACAG GAGCGTCTGAGAGCGGTATCCTGGGAGGGGAGACCGCCAAGCCTCACTCCCGGCCCTACATGGCCTCCCTGCAGGTCCGTGGTGCTCACACATGTGGGGGCTTCCTCATTCGGAAGGACTTCATCCTGACTGCAGCTCACTGCACAAACGA ATGCAAAGAAATCACAGTGGTTCTTGGCGGCCATAATATCTCCAACAAGGAAGATTCCCAGCAGAAGATAGCAGCAGAAAAGTGTCATCGACATGGTCTACATACATTAGACAGAAATGATTTTGACATTGCACTGATAAAG CTCAGGAAAAATGCCACTTTGAAAAAGGGTGTGAAGTGCATAAAGCTGCCATCTGAGGGGGAAAGTATCTCAAGTCGCACCCAGTGTCTGATTTCTGGGTGGGGAATGAGAAAACCAGGTGGGGTAGCGGAGAATATCCTTCGAGAAGCCGCCGTTTCCATCCAGACTGATAAAGAGTGCAAGAAGATGTGGCAGCAGTACTTCCAGCCCAAAAGAATGCTGTGCACCTTTGATAGGAAGAAGGGAATCTGTCAG GGTGACTCAGGTGGACCCCTTGTTTGCAAGGACAAGGCCTATGgaattgcagcattaacagaCCCCAATTGCAGTCTGTCATATCCCGACATTTACACAAAGGTTTCCTCTTTCATCACCTGGATAAAAGAAACAATGAatgataaatattaa